A region of Syntrophorhabdus sp. DNA encodes the following proteins:
- the pcnB gene encoding polynucleotide adenylyltransferase PcnB, whose amino-acid sequence MLMPMEPRIVPRKEHRISRKHVSPNALRTLYRLHSRGFIAYLVGGCVRDLLLGRTPKDFDIGTNATPGQIKRLFHNCRLVGRRFRLAHLRFQDEIVEVSTFRRSADPSDAVEPDETTQGRRHVRHMKDANGMVLADNIFGTPEEDALRRDFTINALAYNIADASVVDYCTGLADLKDRLIRSIGDPRVRFTEDPVRMLRAVRFAASHGFDIETTAWESIRELCSTISRVSPSRLYEEIQKLFLLGFACPTFALLETSGLLASLFPDLAGWMRERDGHLEVLGRNLAGIDEVVRDGQGASVALLLAALFGPRLEEAALFRHREGIPRRQALDETCAGFLKEISESAHIPGRVGARLNAILALKTSLCRMPPRRPSTLAGRPEFAETLMYLKVTAGAEGERQAALAWWKAYLLENPPAEPAEAPAEETPRKKRRRRRRKPRRRGGETVQEEGAGHGR is encoded by the coding sequence ATCTTGATGCCCATGGAGCCAAGGATCGTTCCCCGAAAGGAACACCGCATTTCGCGGAAGCACGTGAGCCCGAACGCGCTTCGCACGCTGTACCGGTTGCATTCCCGGGGCTTCATAGCCTACCTCGTGGGCGGCTGCGTACGTGACCTTCTTCTCGGGCGGACACCGAAGGATTTTGATATAGGCACGAACGCCACACCCGGCCAGATCAAGAGGCTTTTTCACAACTGCCGCCTCGTCGGTCGCCGGTTCAGACTGGCACACCTGCGTTTCCAGGATGAGATCGTGGAGGTGTCCACCTTCCGTCGCTCAGCCGACCCTTCGGACGCGGTCGAGCCCGATGAGACGACCCAGGGCCGGCGCCACGTCCGCCACATGAAGGATGCGAACGGGATGGTTCTTGCCGACAACATCTTCGGGACACCCGAGGAGGACGCACTCCGCCGCGACTTCACCATCAACGCCCTTGCGTACAATATTGCCGACGCTTCCGTCGTGGATTACTGTACGGGCCTTGCCGACCTGAAGGACCGGCTCATCCGTTCCATCGGCGACCCGCGGGTGCGCTTCACGGAAGACCCGGTACGGATGCTCCGCGCCGTGAGGTTTGCGGCGTCCCACGGCTTCGACATAGAGACGACTGCGTGGGAGAGTATCCGTGAGCTTTGTTCGACCATATCCCGTGTTTCTCCCTCACGGCTCTACGAGGAGATACAGAAGCTCTTTCTCCTTGGTTTCGCGTGCCCGACCTTCGCCCTGCTCGAGACAAGCGGGCTCCTTGCTTCTCTTTTTCCCGACCTTGCCGGCTGGATGCGGGAACGTGACGGCCATTTGGAGGTGCTGGGAAGGAACCTCGCCGGGATCGACGAGGTGGTTCGTGATGGGCAAGGGGCATCGGTGGCGCTTCTTCTGGCCGCACTCTTCGGCCCCCGGTTGGAGGAGGCCGCCCTTTTCCGTCACCGGGAAGGCATCCCGAGGCGTCAGGCGCTGGATGAGACCTGCGCGGGATTCCTGAAAGAGATCTCTGAGAGCGCTCACATTCCCGGCCGCGTGGGCGCCAGGTTGAACGCGATCCTTGCCCTCAAGACCTCCCTGTGCAGAATGCCGCCCCGCAGACCCTCCACGCTTGCCGGCAGGCCGGAGTTTGCCGAGACGCTCATGTACCTTAAGGTCACCGCCGGAGCCGAAGGGGAACGTCAGGCGGCGCTCGCGTGGTGGAAGGCCTACCTTCTTGAGAATCCTCCTGCGGAACCGGCAGAAGCACCGGCGGAGGAGACCCCTCGAAAGAAGCGAAGACGCAGGCGAAGGAAGCCCCGCCGCCGAGGCGGCGAGACGGTTCAGGAAGAGGGCGCCGGGCATGGCCGGTGA
- a CDS encoding cation transporter, with translation MTDTGFKTTFRIVKMDCPSEEHLIRMKLKGMPSVQALVFDIPNRKLEVYHTGRPGDLLELLEDLRLGASVVSSEQMEPPADADADRIQTRILWQVLVINVTFFVVEMIAGLIASSMGLAADSLDMLADGIVYALALFAVGGAAARKKRIAGIAGYFQGALGVLGFVEVVHRFLGRGEAPDFLTMIIVSVFALAANAICVILLQRSKSDVHMRASLIFTSMDVIANFGVIVAGVLVYLTRSNIPDLVVGSIVFILVLQGAYRILRLAR, from the coding sequence ATGACGGACACGGGATTCAAGACCACCTTCCGCATAGTCAAGATGGACTGCCCCTCGGAAGAGCATCTGATCAGGATGAAACTCAAGGGAATGCCCTCGGTACAGGCTCTCGTATTCGACATACCGAACCGGAAACTGGAGGTGTATCATACGGGCCGCCCCGGGGACCTCCTGGAGCTTCTCGAGGACCTTCGTCTGGGAGCATCCGTCGTGTCCTCCGAACAGATGGAGCCCCCTGCCGATGCGGACGCGGACCGCATCCAAACCCGTATCCTGTGGCAGGTCCTTGTCATCAACGTTACGTTCTTCGTGGTCGAGATGATCGCAGGCCTCATCGCGAGCTCCATGGGGCTCGCCGCCGACAGTCTGGACATGCTGGCGGACGGCATAGTCTACGCCCTTGCCCTGTTTGCCGTCGGAGGGGCTGCGGCGCGCAAGAAGAGGATCGCCGGGATTGCCGGGTATTTTCAGGGTGCGCTCGGTGTGCTGGGGTTCGTCGAGGTTGTCCACCGCTTTCTCGGACGGGGGGAAGCCCCTGATTTCCTCACGATGATCATCGTCTCCGTCTTCGCCCTCGCAGCCAACGCCATCTGTGTGATTCTCCTCCAGAGATCGAAAAGCGATGTCCACATGCGGGCGAGCCTGATATTCACATCCATGGACGTGATAGCCAATTTCGGTGTCATCGTGGCCGGAGTCCTCGTGTACCTTACGAGATCGAACATCCCGGACCTCGTGGTGGGATCCATCGTCTTCATCCTCGTGCTGCAGGGAGCGTACAGGATACTGAGGCTGGCGAGGTAG
- a CDS encoding CoB--CoM heterodisulfide reductase iron-sulfur subunit A family protein, which yields MVVGGGISGIQASLDLATAGFRVYLVEKSPSIGGHMAQLDKTFPTNDCSMUILAPKLVEVGRHPNIEVLTYTEVENVEGEAGNFNVTLLRKPRYIKEDKCTGCTVCVEYCPVKYPDQYNQDISMNKAVHVYFAQAIPLITYIDESCLYLKEKKCRICEAVCKNDAIDLNQQPVKEDINVGAIILAPGFEPFDPKVREEYRYGEFQNVVTSMDFERLLCSTGPYAGEILRKSDLKHPHNIAWIQCIGSRQVIEGGNSYCSAVCCTYTQKQVILTKDHDADAKCTIFHNDVRAYGKDFERYYERTQNLPGIRFFRSYPSIVKEDPVTHNVTIRYSTPEDGVIEEEFDMVVLSIGMNPPKGVEEMAKQYGIELEEHSFCRIDPTNPMLTNRPGIFVSGALQGPIDIPESVFSASGAGSQIGELLQYRRGNLAKERIYPEEKDVSQEEPRVGVFVCHCGANIGRIVNVPGTVEYCKTLPNVVYAQEQLFSCATNSAREITDKIKEEGLNRVVVAACSPRTLEPLFRDTLREAGINQYYYEMANIREHNSWVHQKEKEEATEKAHDIIRMSVARACQLEPLQEFDLPVDKRALVVGGGIAGMNCALSIANQGHEVHLIEREKELGGIANRIHTTLQGLDVQEYLKDLKSKIYQHPLVHVYHKAKITEATGYVGNFVTTVESASKGSTVIKHGAAVVAIGIDMYTPTEYLYGQDERVLTHLELEEKITSDDEKVTGAQSLVMIQCVGCRNEERNYCSRICCSESIKNALLLKEKNPDMDIYILFRDVRTYGFNEDYYRLAAEKGVKFIRYEPEDPPVVEPGKAEDKRDVLKVTATDYILGKKLELDADIIALAAAVVPSAATKEVANQFKVTLSPDGFFKEAHVKLRPVEFATDGVYLCGLAHYPKFIQETINQSYGAAGRVLTLLSNDIVVASGSVCAVDEKRCMGCGACVEICTYGALELKDTKQGKKCVVNPVLCKGDGLCNTKCPTGAIQLRHYTDTELVSEIDVVVPEDEIMKQIDAAAAADA from the coding sequence ATGGTCGTCGGCGGCGGCATAAGCGGCATTCAGGCATCCCTGGACCTCGCCACGGCGGGATTCAGGGTATACCTGGTCGAGAAGTCGCCGTCGATCGGCGGGCACATGGCCCAGCTCGACAAGACCTTCCCGACCAACGACTGCTCGATGTGAATTCTCGCGCCTAAGCTGGTCGAGGTCGGCCGGCATCCGAACATCGAAGTGCTCACCTACACGGAAGTTGAGAACGTGGAGGGAGAAGCAGGAAATTTCAACGTAACACTTCTGCGGAAACCCCGCTACATCAAAGAGGACAAGTGCACGGGCTGCACCGTCTGCGTGGAGTACTGCCCGGTGAAGTATCCGGACCAGTACAATCAGGACATATCGATGAACAAGGCGGTCCACGTCTATTTCGCGCAGGCCATCCCGCTCATCACCTACATCGACGAGAGCTGTCTCTATCTCAAGGAGAAGAAATGCCGCATCTGTGAGGCGGTCTGCAAGAATGACGCGATAGATCTCAACCAGCAGCCTGTGAAGGAAGACATCAACGTCGGCGCCATCATCCTCGCCCCCGGTTTCGAGCCTTTCGATCCGAAAGTGAGAGAGGAGTACCGCTACGGCGAGTTCCAGAATGTCGTGACGAGCATGGACTTCGAGAGACTCCTGTGCTCCACCGGCCCTTACGCCGGCGAGATCCTCCGCAAGTCCGACCTGAAGCACCCCCACAACATCGCCTGGATACAGTGCATCGGCTCCCGCCAGGTGATCGAGGGCGGCAACAGCTACTGCTCCGCGGTCTGCTGCACCTATACCCAGAAGCAGGTCATCCTGACGAAGGACCACGACGCGGACGCGAAATGCACCATCTTCCATAACGACGTGCGCGCCTACGGCAAGGATTTCGAGCGCTACTACGAGCGGACGCAGAACCTTCCGGGCATCAGGTTCTTCCGGAGCTATCCGTCAATTGTCAAAGAAGATCCGGTGACGCACAATGTCACCATACGGTACAGCACCCCCGAGGACGGCGTCATCGAGGAAGAATTCGACATGGTCGTTCTCTCCATCGGCATGAACCCTCCCAAGGGCGTGGAAGAGATGGCAAAACAGTATGGTATTGAGCTTGAGGAACATAGTTTCTGCAGGATCGATCCCACGAACCCCATGCTGACGAACAGGCCGGGCATATTCGTGAGCGGCGCCCTCCAGGGGCCCATCGATATTCCCGAGTCCGTTTTCAGCGCCTCCGGCGCCGGTTCCCAGATCGGCGAGTTGCTCCAGTACAGAAGGGGCAATCTGGCGAAGGAAAGGATCTACCCCGAGGAGAAGGACGTGTCCCAGGAAGAGCCCAGGGTCGGCGTTTTCGTCTGCCACTGCGGTGCCAACATCGGCAGGATCGTCAATGTTCCCGGAACGGTCGAGTATTGCAAGACCCTCCCCAACGTCGTCTACGCCCAGGAGCAGCTGTTCTCCTGTGCCACCAACTCGGCGAGGGAGATAACGGACAAGATAAAGGAAGAGGGTCTAAACCGCGTCGTCGTGGCGGCCTGCTCGCCGAGGACCCTGGAACCCCTCTTCAGAGACACCCTCCGCGAGGCGGGGATCAACCAGTACTACTACGAGATGGCGAACATCAGGGAGCATAACTCCTGGGTACATCAGAAGGAGAAGGAAGAGGCCACGGAGAAGGCCCATGACATCATCAGGATGTCCGTGGCACGGGCCTGCCAGCTGGAACCCCTCCAGGAATTCGACCTGCCCGTGGACAAGAGGGCCCTTGTCGTCGGCGGCGGCATCGCCGGCATGAACTGCGCCCTGTCCATAGCGAACCAGGGCCATGAGGTCCACCTCATAGAGAGAGAAAAGGAATTGGGGGGCATCGCGAACAGGATCCACACAACGCTCCAGGGCCTTGATGTTCAGGAGTACCTGAAGGACCTCAAATCGAAGATCTACCAGCATCCCCTCGTTCACGTGTACCACAAGGCAAAGATAACCGAGGCGACAGGCTATGTCGGGAACTTTGTGACCACCGTGGAGTCCGCCAGCAAGGGGTCCACGGTGATAAAGCACGGCGCGGCGGTCGTCGCCATCGGCATCGACATGTACACGCCCACGGAGTACCTCTACGGACAGGACGAAAGGGTCCTGACCCACCTGGAGCTTGAAGAGAAGATAACCTCCGATGATGAGAAGGTCACGGGCGCGCAGAGCCTCGTGATGATCCAGTGCGTGGGCTGCAGGAACGAAGAGCGCAACTACTGCAGCAGGATATGCTGCAGCGAATCGATCAAGAACGCTCTCCTCCTCAAGGAGAAGAACCCCGACATGGACATCTACATCCTCTTCAGGGATGTGAGGACTTATGGATTCAACGAGGATTACTACCGCCTGGCAGCCGAGAAAGGCGTGAAGTTCATCCGTTACGAACCGGAAGATCCGCCTGTGGTGGAACCGGGCAAGGCCGAGGACAAGAGAGACGTTCTCAAGGTCACGGCGACGGATTACATCCTGGGCAAGAAGCTCGAGCTTGACGCGGACATCATCGCGCTGGCAGCAGCCGTCGTTCCTTCGGCGGCGACAAAAGAGGTCGCGAACCAGTTCAAGGTCACCCTGAGCCCCGATGGTTTCTTCAAAGAGGCGCACGTGAAACTGAGGCCTGTCGAATTCGCGACGGACGGTGTCTACCTCTGCGGCCTCGCCCACTATCCGAAGTTCATCCAGGAGACGATCAACCAGTCCTACGGAGCTGCCGGAAGGGTCCTTACCCTTCTGTCCAACGACATCGTCGTGGCCTCAGGCTCCGTGTGCGCCGTCGATGAAAAACGGTGCATGGGTTGCGGGGCATGCGTCGAGATTTGCACCTATGGCGCCCTTGAACTCAAGGATACGAAACAGGGCAAGAAGTGTGTGGTCAACCCCGTGCTGTGCAAAGGGGATGGCCTGTGCAATACCAAGTGTCCCACCGGGGCGATTCAGCTTCGTCACTACACCGACACCGAACTTGTCAGCGAGATCGATGTGGTTGTCCCCGAAGACGAGATAATGAAACAGATCGACGCGGCAGCGGCCGCAGATGCGTAA
- a CDS encoding hydrogenase iron-sulfur subunit has translation MSTAKFKPRVLGFACNWUAYGAADLAGVSRLQYTTEMRIIRVMCSGRVDMGFVLRAFENGLDGVFLGACHLGECNYITHGNYQAQNMVLLFRRIMEHIGLNPERLRINFMSGAEANVFTESVNDFVKTIKGIGPLGKAEGMDAAELKTRLAEVKKLIPYFKIVNREKLTTRLEGHDHAEAEKLFTKEEIDKQFAEVFSYWIDPEKCQACMTCARRCPVDAIISEKQKIHIVDQDKCVRCGTCFEVCPPKFRAISKITGPVPPPPPEDKRAVVRKGKEEAAG, from the coding sequence ATGAGTACGGCAAAATTCAAACCGAGAGTCCTTGGCTTCGCATGCAACTGGTGAGCGTACGGCGCCGCTGACCTGGCTGGAGTTTCCAGACTGCAATATACAACTGAAATGAGGATCATCCGCGTCATGTGTTCCGGAAGGGTGGACATGGGGTTCGTCCTCAGGGCCTTCGAGAACGGACTGGATGGCGTGTTCCTGGGTGCCTGCCACCTGGGCGAGTGCAACTACATCACACACGGGAATTATCAGGCCCAGAACATGGTTCTGCTTTTCAGGAGGATCATGGAGCATATAGGCCTCAATCCCGAGAGGCTCCGGATCAATTTCATGTCCGGTGCCGAGGCGAACGTTTTCACGGAATCCGTTAACGATTTCGTCAAGACCATCAAGGGTATCGGTCCCCTTGGAAAAGCGGAGGGCATGGACGCCGCGGAGCTCAAGACCCGCCTTGCCGAAGTGAAAAAGCTCATCCCTTACTTCAAGATCGTGAACAGGGAAAAGCTCACGACCCGTCTCGAGGGTCACGACCATGCCGAGGCAGAGAAGCTCTTCACGAAGGAAGAGATAGACAAACAGTTTGCCGAGGTCTTCTCGTACTGGATCGACCCGGAAAAGTGTCAGGCCTGTATGACCTGTGCCAGGCGCTGCCCTGTCGACGCGATCATCAGCGAGAAACAGAAGATCCACATCGTCGATCAGGACAAGTGTGTCCGCTGCGGGACGTGCTTCGAGGTTTGTCCTCCCAAGTTCCGCGCCATATCGAAGATCACCGGTCCGGTGCCTCCTCCTCCGCCCGAGGACAAGAGGGCCGTCGTCAGAAAAGGCAAGGAAGAAGCAGCTGGTTGA
- the budA gene encoding acetolactate decarboxylase, translating into MERTGCSAADIIEQALRRFLCTDKQGNAVYLSAPINALVEGLYVENTTIGEVRQHGDFGLGTFNYLDGEMLLLDGKVYQIRSDGNVYDVGDDERSPFACVTFFSPDTFDDINGDCGVSDLTTLLDRLIPSRNMLYAIRVDGIFSSVRCRAASRSENYMPLVEATRDQSVFDFQDVRGSLAGFYTPAFMASLNAPGFHLHFLAEDRRHGGHLIDCTLKEARIGIQHVPRLEVGLPVTLDYLTVDLTRDIGEDLEKAEK; encoded by the coding sequence ATGGAGCGGACCGGATGCTCTGCGGCGGACATCATCGAACAGGCATTGAGGCGGTTTTTGTGCACGGACAAACAGGGCAATGCCGTCTATCTTTCGGCCCCCATCAACGCGCTCGTGGAGGGGCTTTACGTTGAGAACACCACCATAGGCGAGGTCAGGCAGCACGGCGATTTTGGACTCGGGACATTCAATTATCTCGACGGGGAGATGCTCCTTCTCGACGGCAAAGTGTACCAGATACGGTCAGACGGGAATGTGTACGACGTGGGTGACGATGAGAGATCGCCCTTTGCCTGTGTGACCTTTTTCAGCCCCGATACTTTCGACGACATCAACGGGGATTGCGGTGTCTCAGACCTTACCACCCTTCTCGACAGGCTCATACCCTCCCGCAATATGCTCTACGCCATCCGTGTGGATGGCATCTTCAGCAGCGTCCGATGCCGGGCGGCTTCGAGGTCGGAGAATTACATGCCCCTCGTCGAGGCTACCCGCGACCAGTCCGTCTTTGATTTCCAAGATGTGAGAGGGTCTCTTGCCGGGTTTTACACCCCGGCGTTCATGGCATCCCTCAATGCCCCCGGCTTTCATCTCCATTTCCTGGCCGAAGACCGCCGCCACGGCGGGCACCTCATCGACTGCACGCTCAAAGAGGCCCGCATAGGCATTCAGCATGTGCCGCGCCTCGAAGTGGGACTGCCCGTTACCCTGGATTATCTTACCGTGGACCTCACGCGGGATATTGGCGAGGACCTGGAAAAAGCCGAGAAATGA